The Mycolicibacterium monacense genome contains the following window.
ACATCGCGTTTCCGCTGCGCGCCAAGAAGATCGCGCGCACCGAGGCGTTGCGGCGGGCCGATGGGATCGCCGAGTCGCTTGGCCTCGGTCACCTCACCGCACGCAAACCCAAGGATCTGTCCGGCGGCCAGCAGCAGCGTGTGGCGATCGGCCGCGCGATCATCCGTGAACCGTCGGTGTTCCTGTTCGACGAACCGCTGAGCAACCTCGACGCGAAGCTGCGCGTGGAGACCCGGACCGAACTGCTGCGTCTGCAGCGCCGGCTCGGGATCACCTCGCTCTACGTCACCCACGACCAGGAGGAGGCGATGACGCTGTCGGACCGCATCGTGGTGATGCGCGACGGCCGGATCGCCCAGGCCGCTCCCCCGGCGGAGGTGTATCGACGCCCCGCCGACACGTTCGTCGCGACGTTCGTCGGCAGCCCGAAGATGAACCTCGTGACCGGCGCCGTGGCGGCCGGGGAGCTGCGCTGTGACGGCCTGCGGATGACCGTCGGCGGCCCCGACGCCCCAGCCGTGACGATCGGTGTGCGTCCTGACGACCTCACGCTGTCGGCGGCCGCGGACGGTGCGGCGACGGTCGAACTGGTCGAGTTGCTGGGTCCGCGCGCGATCGTGACGGTGCGCGCCGGTGACGAACGGCTCACCAGCGTGGTCGCCGCCGCACAGTTGGCCGACATCTCCCCCGGCACCGCCGTCGAGCTGTCCGCGCGGCCCGCCGACGTGCACCGCTTCGACCCGCAGACGGGTGTGCGGCTGCCCGGATAGGCGCGCCCCGGTGGGTGGCTAGCTGCCCAGCAGGGTCGGCAGCGCCAGCACCGAGTCGACCGCCAGCGCGGCGAATACGACGGCCAGATAGTTGTTCGACTGCAGGAACAGTCGCAGCGGCTTGACCGGCTCGCCGCGCTTGACCCCGTTGTAGAGCTGGTGGGCCATCACCAGGAACCAGGTGCCCGCGAGCACCGCCACCGAGGCGTACAGCCAGCCGGTGGCCAGCGCCAGCGCCAGCGTGGTCAGCACCGTCAGCCAGGTGTAGATCAGGATCTGGCGGGTGACCTGACGCTCGGTGGCCACGGCAGGCAGCATGGGCACACCCGCCGCTTTGTAGTCATCCTTGTAGCGCATCGCCAGCGCCCAGGTGTGCGGCGGCGTCCAGAAGAAGATGATCGCGAACATCACCAGCGCCGGCCACTGGATGGTGCCGGTGACCGCCGACCAGCCGATCATCACCGGCATGCAACCGGCCGCCCCGCCCCACACCACGTTCTGGGAGGTACGACGCTTGAGCAGCAGCGTGTAGACGAAGACGTAGAACGCGATGGTGGCCACGGCCAGCAGGCCGGACAGCAGGTTGCTGGTGCCCCACAGCCAGAAGAACGAGCCGACCGACAGGACCAGGCCGAAGATCAGCGCGTTGCGGGTCGGGACGGTGTCGCGGGCGAGCGGCCTGCGCGCGGTCCGCTTCATCTTCTTGTCGATGTCGGCGTCGGCGACGCAGTTGAGTGTGTTCGCACCTGCGGCGGCCAGCATGCCGCCGATGAGCGTGTTGAGGATCAGCAGCGGATCGACCGAGCCGCGATCGGCCAGTAGCATCGCCGGGATCGCGGTGACCAGAAGCAACTCGATCACGCGCGGTTTCGTCAGCGCCAGATAGGCCAGAACCGTGGTGCGGATGCGAGACGGCGCCCCATGGCTGAGGTGGCGCTCGCGAATGCTCACGCAGTCAACTCCCTCATCGTTGGCGGTGGTCTTGGCGATGTTGATGGTCTTCCGCTTGGTGATGGTCACAGCCGCCGCGCAACATCTACTACAGACGATGGTAGACCGCTGGGGACCCTGCGGATGACCGCAGGGTCATTTCCGCACCACTACCGTAACGGGAGCACGAAATCTCCCCGCATGCACCATGCGGCGCCGCAGCCGGGAGCACTAGGGTTGGAGGCGCGGTCCGAAAGGTTGTGTGCGGCCGCTGACCGAACATTGCCACCAAGGAGCGAGCCAGTGACCACCGTCGACGACATCGCGACGCTGACCCAACCCCACCACCCCGACGACTGGTCCGAGTTGGACTCCGTCGCGGTCGACACCGTGCGGGTGCTGGCGGCGGATGCCGTGCAGAAGGTCGGCAACGGCCATCCCGGTACGGCGATGAGCCTGGCGCCGCTGGCGTACACGCTGTTCCAGCGGACCATGCGGCACGACCCCAGCGATGTGCACTGGCTGGGCCGGGACCGGTTCGTCCTGTCCTGCGGTCATTCGAGCCTGACGCTCTACATCCAGCTCTACCTGGGCGGGTTCGGTCTCGAGCTCGAGGACATCCAGGCGCTGCGGACCTTCAAGTCGAAGACCCCGGGCCATCCCGAGTTCCGGCACACCAAGGGTGTGGAGATCACCACCGGCCCGCTCGGTCAGGGCCTCGCCTCGGCCGTGGGTATGGCGATGGCGGCGCGCTACGAGCGCGGGCTGTTCGACCCGGACGCCGCGCCGGGCACCAGCCCGTTCGACCACCACATCTACGTGATCGCCTCCGACGGCGACATCGAAGAGGGTGTGACCAGCGAGGCGTCGTCGCTGGCGGGTACCCAGCAGCTGGGCAACCTCATCGTCTTCTACGACCAGAACCAGATCTCCATCGAGCACGACACGAACATCGCGCTGTCGGAGAATGTCGCCGACCGCTACCGCGCCTACGGCTGGCACGTCCAGGAGGTCGAGGGCGGCGAGAACGTCGTCGGAATCGAAGAAGCCATCGAGGCCGCCAAGGCGGTCACGGACCGCCCGTCCTTCATCGCGGTGCGCACGATCATCGGCTATCCGGCGCCGAACAAGATGAACACCGGCGGCGTGCACGGCTCGGCGCTCGGTGACGACGAGGTCGCGGCGGTCAAGGAGGTTCTCGGCTTCGACCCGGACAAGACGTTCGAGGTGCGCGACGAGGTCATCGAGCACACCCGCAAGCTCGTCCAGCGGGGCCGCGAAGCCCACGAGAAGTGGCAGCCCGAGTTCGACGCCTGGGCCGAGCGCGAACCCGAGCGCAAGAAGCTGCTCGACCGGCTGCTCGCCCAGGAGCTGCCGGACGGCTGGGACGCCGATCTGACGTACTGGGAGCCGGGCAGCAAGGCGGTCGCCACCCGCGCCGCGTTCGGCCAGGTGCTCAACGACGTCGCGCCGAAGCTGCCCGAATTGTGGGGCGGTTCGGCCGATTTGGCCGGTAGCAACAACACGACCATCAAGGGCGTGAAATCGTTCGGCCCGCCGTCGATCTCGACCGACGACTTCACCGCCGACTGGTACGGCCGGGTGCTGCACTTCGGTATCCGCGAACACGCGATGGGCTCGATCCTGTCGGGCATCGTGCTGCACGGCCCGACGCGCGCCTTCGGCGGGACGTTCCTGCAGTTCTCCGACTACATGCGGCCGGCGGTGCGGTTGGCGTCGCTGATGGACATCGACACCATCTACATCTGGACCCACGATTCGATCGGTCTCGGCGAGGACGGCCCCACGCACCAGCCGATCGAACATCTCGCCGCGCTGCGGGCGATCCCGAACCTGTCGGTGGTCCGGCCGGGTGACCCGAACGAGACGGCCTACGCCTGGCGCAGCATCCTGGCCCGCGGCAACGGCAGCGGCCCGGTCGGTTTCATCCTGACCCGACAGGGCATCCCGGTGCTGGAGGGCACCGACTCCGACGGCGTCGCCCGCGGCGGATACGTCCTCGGCGGCGGGAATCCCTCCGATGACGCCGACGTCATCATCATCGCGACCGGATCCGAACTCCAGCTCGCGGTGGAGGCGAAGAAGCTCCTCGCCGAGAAGGACCTCACCGCATACGTGGTGTCCATGCCGTGCGTGGAGTGGTTCGAGTCGCAGCCGAAGGAATACCGCGACAGCGTCCTGCCGCCCAACGTCTCCGCGCGCGTCGCAGTGGAGGCCGCCGTCGCCCAGAGCTGGTACAAGCTCGTCGGCGACACCGGCGAGATCGTCTCCATCGAGCACTACGGGGAGTCCGCCGACGACAAGACGTTGTTCCGCGAGTTCGGCTTCACCGCCGAGGCCGTGGCCGCCGCCGCGGAGCGCACCATAAACAACTAACCGACAAGGCAAGGGCAGGTATCAGACGATGACTCAGAATTCGAACCTCGCGGCGCTCAGCGCCGCCGGGGTGTCCGTATGGCTCGACGATCTGTCCCGTGAGCGATTGCAGACCGGAAACCTGCAGGAGCTGATCGACACCCGCAGCGTCGTGGGGGTGACCACCAACCCGTCGATCTTCCAGGCGGCGCTGTCGAAGGGTGACGCCTACGACGCCCAGGTGAAGGAACTCGCCGAGCGCGGCGCCGACGTCGACGCCACCATCCGCACCGTCACCACCGACGACGTGCGCAACGCCTGCGACGTGCTGGCCAAGCAGTACGAACTGTCCGGCGGCGTCGACGGGCGGGTGTCCATCGAGGTCGACCCGCGGCTGGCGCACGATACGGACAAGACGATCCTGCAGGCCATCGAGCTGTGGAAGATCGTCGACCGGCCCAACCTGCTGATCAAGATCCCGGCCACCGAGGCGGGTCTGCCTGCCATCACCGCGGTGATCGCCGAGGGCATCTCGGTCAACGTGACGCTGATCTTCTCCGTCGAACGTCACCGCGCGGTGATGGACGCCTACGTGGCGGGTCTGGAGAAGGCCAAGGAGGCCGGCCACGACCTGTCCACGATCCACTCGGTCGCCTCGTTCTTCGTCTCGCGCGTCGACACCGAGATCGACAACCGCCTGGAGAAGGTCGGAACCGAGGAGGCCCTGGCGCTGCGCGGTCAGGCCGGCGTCGCCAACGCCCGGTTGGCCTACGCCGCCTACGAGGAGGTCTTCGTCGGCGGGTCGCGGTTCGAGGAGCTCAAGGCCGCCGGCGCCCGGGTGCAGCGGCCGCTGTGGGCGTCGACCGGGGTGAAGAACCCCGACTACTCCGACACCCTCTACGTCACCGAACTCGTCGCGCCGAACACGGTGAACACGATGCCGGAGAAGACGCTCGAGGCGGTCGCCGACCACGGTGTGATCACCGGCGACACGGTGACCGGCAAGGCCGCCGAAGCGCAGGCGGTGTTCGACAAGCTCGACGCCGTCGGCATCGACCTGCGCGACGTGTTCCTGGTGCTGGAAACCGAGGGCGTCGAGAAGTTCGAGAAGTCGTGGCAGGAGTTGCTCGAGGCCACGCAGGGCCAGCTCGACGAGAAGAAGTCCTGAGCCGCGCATGGTGGCGGTGAACCGGCCGGTCCCCGGAGTGCCGACTCCCGCCCCGGCGGGTTGGCGGAATCCGCTGCGTGACAAACGCGATAAGCGCATGCCCCGGATCGCCGGGCCGTGCGGTGTGGTCATCTTCGGGGTCACCGGCGATCTGTCCCGCAAGAAGCTGATGCCGGCGATCTACGACCTGGCCAACCGGGGGCTGCTGCCCGCGTCGTTCTCGCTCGTCGGGTTCGCCCGAAGGGACTGGGCCGACGAGGATTTCGGACAGGTCGTCTACGAGGCGGTCAAGAAGCACGCCCGCACCCCGTTCCGCCAGGAGGTGTGGGACCGGCTGGCCGAGGGAATCCGGTTCGTCCAGGGCACATTCGACGATGAAGCCGCCTTCGCCACTCTCGCCGAAACCCTGGAGAAGCTCGACGTCGAACGCGGCACCGGCGGCAATCACGCGTTCTACCTGTCGATCCCGCCGAAGGCGTTCCCGGTGGTCTGCGAACAGCTGCGTAGATCCGGGCTGGCGCGTCCCCAGGAGGGCCGCTGGAGCCGGGTGGTGATCGAGAAGCCGTTCGGCCACGACCTCGAGAGCGCGGTCGAACTCAACTCGGTGGTGAACAGCGTGTTCCCCGAGGAGTCGGTGTTCCGCATCGACCACTACCTCGGCAAGGAGACCGTGCAGAACATCCTGGCGCTGCGGTTCGCCAATGAACTGTACGAGCCGGTCTGGAACAACAACTACGTCGACCACGTCCAGATCACGATGGCCGAGGACATCGGATTGGGCGGGCGCGCAGGCTATTACGACGGCATCGGCGCCGCCCGCGACGTGATCCAGAACCACCTGCTGCAACTGTTGGCG
Protein-coding sequences here:
- a CDS encoding ABC transporter ATP-binding protein, whose product is MASVTFSAVTKAFGDATVVSELDLELTDGSMTVLVGPSGCGKTTSLRMLAGLEKVSSGSIHIGDRDVTALEPKERDIAMVFQNYALYPHLSVRENIAFPLRAKKIARTEALRRADGIAESLGLGHLTARKPKDLSGGQQQRVAIGRAIIREPSVFLFDEPLSNLDAKLRVETRTELLRLQRRLGITSLYVTHDQEEAMTLSDRIVVMRDGRIAQAAPPAEVYRRPADTFVATFVGSPKMNLVTGAVAAGELRCDGLRMTVGGPDAPAVTIGVRPDDLTLSAAADGAATVELVELLGPRAIVTVRAGDERLTSVVAAAQLADISPGTAVELSARPADVHRFDPQTGVRLPG
- a CDS encoding heme o synthase translates to MSIRERHLSHGAPSRIRTTVLAYLALTKPRVIELLLVTAIPAMLLADRGSVDPLLILNTLIGGMLAAAGANTLNCVADADIDKKMKRTARRPLARDTVPTRNALIFGLVLSVGSFFWLWGTSNLLSGLLAVATIAFYVFVYTLLLKRRTSQNVVWGGAAGCMPVMIGWSAVTGTIQWPALVMFAIIFFWTPPHTWALAMRYKDDYKAAGVPMLPAVATERQVTRQILIYTWLTVLTTLALALATGWLYASVAVLAGTWFLVMAHQLYNGVKRGEPVKPLRLFLQSNNYLAVVFAALAVDSVLALPTLLGS
- the tkt gene encoding transketolase, which produces MTTVDDIATLTQPHHPDDWSELDSVAVDTVRVLAADAVQKVGNGHPGTAMSLAPLAYTLFQRTMRHDPSDVHWLGRDRFVLSCGHSSLTLYIQLYLGGFGLELEDIQALRTFKSKTPGHPEFRHTKGVEITTGPLGQGLASAVGMAMAARYERGLFDPDAAPGTSPFDHHIYVIASDGDIEEGVTSEASSLAGTQQLGNLIVFYDQNQISIEHDTNIALSENVADRYRAYGWHVQEVEGGENVVGIEEAIEAAKAVTDRPSFIAVRTIIGYPAPNKMNTGGVHGSALGDDEVAAVKEVLGFDPDKTFEVRDEVIEHTRKLVQRGREAHEKWQPEFDAWAEREPERKKLLDRLLAQELPDGWDADLTYWEPGSKAVATRAAFGQVLNDVAPKLPELWGGSADLAGSNNTTIKGVKSFGPPSISTDDFTADWYGRVLHFGIREHAMGSILSGIVLHGPTRAFGGTFLQFSDYMRPAVRLASLMDIDTIYIWTHDSIGLGEDGPTHQPIEHLAALRAIPNLSVVRPGDPNETAYAWRSILARGNGSGPVGFILTRQGIPVLEGTDSDGVARGGYVLGGGNPSDDADVIIIATGSELQLAVEAKKLLAEKDLTAYVVSMPCVEWFESQPKEYRDSVLPPNVSARVAVEAAVAQSWYKLVGDTGEIVSIEHYGESADDKTLFREFGFTAEAVAAAAERTINN
- the tal gene encoding transaldolase, with the protein product MTQNSNLAALSAAGVSVWLDDLSRERLQTGNLQELIDTRSVVGVTTNPSIFQAALSKGDAYDAQVKELAERGADVDATIRTVTTDDVRNACDVLAKQYELSGGVDGRVSIEVDPRLAHDTDKTILQAIELWKIVDRPNLLIKIPATEAGLPAITAVIAEGISVNVTLIFSVERHRAVMDAYVAGLEKAKEAGHDLSTIHSVASFFVSRVDTEIDNRLEKVGTEEALALRGQAGVANARLAYAAYEEVFVGGSRFEELKAAGARVQRPLWASTGVKNPDYSDTLYVTELVAPNTVNTMPEKTLEAVADHGVITGDTVTGKAAEAQAVFDKLDAVGIDLRDVFLVLETEGVEKFEKSWQELLEATQGQLDEKKS
- the zwf gene encoding glucose-6-phosphate dehydrogenase, with the protein product MVAVNRPVPGVPTPAPAGWRNPLRDKRDKRMPRIAGPCGVVIFGVTGDLSRKKLMPAIYDLANRGLLPASFSLVGFARRDWADEDFGQVVYEAVKKHARTPFRQEVWDRLAEGIRFVQGTFDDEAAFATLAETLEKLDVERGTGGNHAFYLSIPPKAFPVVCEQLRRSGLARPQEGRWSRVVIEKPFGHDLESAVELNSVVNSVFPEESVFRIDHYLGKETVQNILALRFANELYEPVWNNNYVDHVQITMAEDIGLGGRAGYYDGIGAARDVIQNHLLQLLALTAMEEPVSFHPHELQAEKIKVLSAVRLAQPLDQTTSRGQYTGGWQGGEKVVGLHDEEGFSKTSTTETFAAITLDIDTRRWAGVPFYLRTGKRLGRRVTEIALVFRRAPHLPFDATMTEELGQNALVIRVQPDEGITLRFGSKVPGSAMEVRDVNMDFSYGSAFAEDSPEAYERLILDVLLGEPSLFPVNAEVELSWNILDPVLDYWASHGKPDPYESGTWGPESAFEMLRRDGREWRRP